The sequence below is a genomic window from Nitratiruptor sp. YY09-18.
ACTGTGATGGCAAATATCACTATTTGTAACTTCAAAGGAGGAGTCGGAAAGAGCCTCATAGCTCATCAACTTATCACCTCTTTTGGCTACAAGGGAGTAGAGATTGATCCTTATGGAAGTCTTGCTCAAAGACTCCCCCAGCATGTAGAAAAAATTGATATCGATGCGAAAGTAGTTCCTGAAGTAGATAACGCAATATTTGATTTTGGGGGATTTGATGATATAAAGCTCGATCTTGCCATCCAAAGAAGCAATCTTGTCATCATCCCATTTATTCCAACATTAGAGAGTGTGCAGGGAACCGTAGATACCCTTAACAAAGTCAAACTCTTTGATAAGC
It includes:
- a CDS encoding ParA family protein, whose protein sequence is MANITICNFKGGVGKSLIAHQLITSFGYKGVEIDPYGSLAQRLPQHVEKIDIDAKVVPEVDNAIFDFGGFDDIKLDLAIQRSNLVIIPFIPTLESVQGTVDTLNKVKLFDKPILMVANMVQKPADVEDARFVFTDVLQSDVEIFSIPLSIALQTAINENRSIIELANQGGIRAYAYKKASKIIDELNSLIHLYTV